Proteins encoded in a region of the Oncorhynchus gorbuscha isolate QuinsamMale2020 ecotype Even-year linkage group LG16, OgorEven_v1.0, whole genome shotgun sequence genome:
- the LOC123999275 gene encoding protein glass-like isoform X2 codes for MNPGSNIHTSDTHTGQLKMVMEHVLEFAVCELTKIVEASFDDLLLELTRKEREHIALEEQLRHLAHQENRKGGVSRRSGWENNTAFPSGSEDTRQESRNVTVKIVREQREQTETTNDGDKQAVLTVAQDWVPILDKVFGQKWCSDLWQIKELASGKGGEERTGGSGLGIVGSFPSLNALIRENLEPSPTSPLQDPQWMPLEDMEVLSSTLDTPQDPPATISATVEESLRSPSMLHRLLTLPAQLLDENAMDTIPLLADASPGRAAERRQNTESPNQSCPSPSKKKVAVSLEEEEEKEDKGTTRLDSTVKTVPVKGRKAHECKECGKRFSRAPLLKAHQQTHITTAMATTPAICCSKCGKRFSKASRLQTHLRTHTGKKS; via the exons GTCAGCTCAAGATGGTCATGGAGCATGTGCTGGAGTTCGCTGTGTGTGAGCTGACCAAAATTGTGGAGGCCAGTTTCGATGACCTGCTCCTGGAGCTGACCAGGAAAGAGCGGGAGCACATCGCTCTAGAGGAGCAGTTGCGCCACTTGGCGCACCAGGAGAACAGGAAGGGCGGGGTGTCGAGGAGGAGTGGGTGGGAAAACAACACAGCGTTCCCCAGCGGCTCAGAGGACACCCGGCAGGAATCCAGAAACGTCACAGTCAAAATTGTCCGAGAACAAAGAGAGCAAACTGAGACAACAAATG acGGTGACAAGCAGGCTGTCCTGACCGTAGCCCAGGACTGGGTCCCCATCCTGGACAAGGTGTTTGGGCAGAAGTGGTGCAGCGACCTGTGGCAGATCAAAGAGCTGGCTTCAGGGaaggggggtgaggagaggactgggggatCTGGGCTGGGGATTGTGGGCTCCTTCCCCAGTCTGAACGCCCTGATCCGTGAGAACCTGGAGCCCTCCCCCACTAGCCCCCTGCAGGACCCCCAGTGGATGCCTCTGGAGGACATGGAGGTCCTCTCCTCGACCTTGGACACTCCGCAAGACCCTCCTGCTACCATAAGCGCTACAG TTGAGGAGTCCCTCAGGTCTCCGTCGATGCTTCACCGGCTCCTCACACTCCCCGCTCAGCTCCTAGACGAGAACGCCATGGACACCATTCCGCTGCTCGCCGACGCTTCCCCCGGCAGAGCAGCTGAGCGACGGCAAAACACAGAATCGCCTAACCAGAGCTGCCCATCTCCTTCCAAGAAAAAGGTTGCTGTTtcactggaggaggaggaagagaaggaagacaaAGGGACAACGAGGCTGGACTCAACGGTGAAGACCGTGCCTGTCAAAGGCAGGAAGGCTCACGAGTGTAAAGAATGCGGCAAGAGGTTCAGCCGGGCGCCGCTCCTGAAAGCTCACCAGCAGACTCATATCACCACAGCAATGGCGACGACGCCAGCAATTTGTTGCTCAAAGTGCGGGAAACGCTTCTCCAAGGCATCCCGGCTACAGACGCACCTACGAACTCACACTGGTAAAAAGTCATGA